A DNA window from Megalobrama amblycephala isolate DHTTF-2021 linkage group LG11, ASM1881202v1, whole genome shotgun sequence contains the following coding sequences:
- the il20ra gene encoding interleukin-20 receptor subunit alpha, which produces MEAVLAIALCLISTGATVSSVTRLPEPRNVHFSSVNLRNIVTWTPGEGSPDGTVYSVEYAIYGDAEGSGSEQVRWRRVNQCSSITQSECDVSQETFDLHEEYYARVRAVGARARSLWSESSHRFRPMTDTVLGAPLVEVNVKQNYMNVTIMGPFRWRTKRTKKDKSLWKIFPHMIYNVSVFNSRSNHTNHMRLKNGSLRLGPLEFSTQICVTAHAESQSLPLAFKRSERLCIETPKDPFGDQLLAAMLGGVLPSALCLCVLAVLGGLVHCYITDHRQTLPKSAHVARMSENLQTFQPEMPSTIIFNVFKSDRCGDEWSPLCPADLPQLCSAEDSPAAEAEAQNAVPEPPVSYAQQHAPPPAGSGAQAEDSESEDSEQEPLHSEAGDYGIVVPASFDAPGQSQAEVSPYRTQGHAIDSGAPEDACEDEQNDDEEEAQIFLDWSPETRELKIPLMSMLGLEDETQIQTKAVSLLPNLILRQASQEVSEQEDDFTKMERDWGLIIHSNS; this is translated from the exons ATGGAGGCAGTTTTAGCGATCGCGCTGTGTTTGATCTCCACAGGAGCGACAG TGTCATCTGTTACACGACTGCCTGAGCCACGAAATGTCCACTTCTCCTCCGTCAACCTGAGGAACATAGTGACGTGGACGCCCGGAGAAGGATCTCCTGATGGGACCGTCTACTCTGTGGAGTATGCCAT ATACGGGGATGCGGAGGGGAGCGGCAGTGAGCAGGTGCGATGGAGGCGTGTGAATCAGTGCAGCTCCATCACACAGAGCGAATGCGACGTGTCTCAGGAGACCTTTGACCTGCACGAGGAGTACTACGCCAGAGTCAGAGCCGTCGGCGCTCGTGCACGGTCCCTCTGGAGCGAGAGCTCACACAGATTCAGACCCATGACCGACA CGGTTCTCGGAGCGCCGCTGGTGGAAGTGAACGTGAAGCAGAACTACATGAACGTCACGATAATGGGGCCCTTCAGATGGAGAACTAAGAGGACAAAAAAAGACAAGTCACTCTGGAAGATCTTCCCACACATGATCTATAATGTCTCTGTGTTCAACAGCAGGAGCAATCACACG AATCACATGCGTCTCAAGAACGGGAGCTTGAGGCTTGGGCCTCTAGAGTTTTCCACACAGATCTGCGTGACGGCTCATGCCGAATCCCAGTCTCTCCCGCTGGCCTTCAAACGCAGCGAGCGGCTGTGCATCGAGACTCCCAAAG ATCCGTTCGGAGATCAGCTGCTGGCTGCCATGCTGGGAGGAGTGCTGCCGTCTGcgctgtgtctgtgtgtgctgGCTGTGCTCGGAGGACTCGTCCACTGCTACATCACGGACCACCGGCAGACGCTGCCCAAGAGCGCT CATGTGGCTCGAATGAGCGAGAATCTACAAACCTTCCAACCTGAAATGCCTTCAACAATCATCTTTAACGTGTTTAAATCAGATCGGTGTGGAGATGAGTGGTCTCCGCTCTGTCCCGCGGATCTGCCACAGCTCTGCTCTGCTGAAGACTCGCCCGCGGCCGAAGCTGAGGCTCAGAACGCCGTGCCGGAGCCGCCCGTGTCTTACGCGCAGCAGCACGCGCCGCCGCCGGCCGGATCCGGAGCTCAGGCCGAAGACTCGGAGAGCGAGGACTCGGAGCAGGAGCCGCTTCACAGCGAGGCTGGAGATTACGGCATCGTGGTGCCGGCCTCTTTCGACGCTCCGGGCCAGAGTCAGGCCGAGGTCAGCCCGTACAGGACACAAGGCCACGCGATAGACTCCGGAGCGCCTGAGGACGCCTGCGAGGATGAGCAGAACGACGATGAAGAGGAAGCACAGATCTTTTTGGACTGGAGCCCAGAGACTCGAGAGCTGAAGATCCCTCTGATGAGTATGCTGGGTCTAGAGGACGAGACGCAGATCCAGACCAAAGCGGTCTCACTCCTGCCTAACCTGATCCTGAGACAGGCCTCGCAGGAAGTCTCTGAGCAGGAGGATGACTTCACCAAGATGGAGCGAGACTGGGGCCTTATAATCCACTCCAACTCCTGA
- the cfap206 gene encoding cilia- and flagella-associated protein 206, with translation MSSTQAESVIRNIIREIAQTCLSRGQSLSETLIAFMVKAVVLDPRNHFNVDRTLTKQDVQKLIELCVDRLLDQTSPTLHTIKMQVYFDMNYTSRREFLEMQQKVLQSRLLSVSREITDCRAKTREDLQSLYSKIVSYVMQRSNLGSATDINAVRETTAALQSVFPQSQLATFMSLLKQDKEKQLTQLSLIVSGIRLFNKDSNKGGEGIQNLPAILNEAVPAAVADVESELAGAQRLAWQYTALLEQISEQDTGRPEHPVHPDLLKQALYNTRQHEAFLKFILADIILCAKEVTRLQSDLVTRMTLLRETVHTNTTVHTSQVFPHFTAVATLWAGLEGEMLLLSMLTNVVPGLRAFLSAQSLLSPEQLELLLHGLQVPTHTDRSSVTAEERIVESEMRSCEWCFPESTTNFEHVPLQYKGFCGFTLVKKNGLLLPGNQNIGVLKHKEKYYAFSSKSAAYEFASKADEFTAAVVELAKRTPELIQLLQLHQEFASVTPYSEMQSGQKLLVKVISKSDSSTQTEIHPLETNIVKSYEWNEWELRRKAIKLANLRNKVTRSMQTDLSHMRRHNSTQTFLPKDAGSQTKRDGESNVPKPQVYLCGLRGGTSADTHMTKVDLTRAVDE, from the exons ATGTCGAGCACACAGGCTGAGAGCGTGATCAGAAACATCATCCGGGAGATCGCGCAGACATGTCTGAGCAGAGGACAGAGTCTGTCGGAGACGCTCATCGCGTTCATG GTCAAAGCTGTGGTTCTGGACCCCAGGAACCATTTCAATGTGGACAGGACTCTGACAAAACAAGATGTGCAGAAACTCATAGAG CTGTGTGTGGACAGACTCCTGGACCAGACCAGTCCAACTCTACACACCATTAAGATGCAGGTTTACTTTGACATGAACTACACATCTCGAC GTGAGTTTCTGGAGATGCAGCAGAAGGTTCTTCAGTCTCgtctgctgtctgtgagccgagAGATCACCGACTGTCGAGCAAAGACCAGAGAGGACCTGCAGAGTCTGTACAGCAAGATAGTCAGCTACGTCATGCAGCGCTCCAACCTCGGATCGGCCACAGACATCAACGCTGTGAGAGAAACCACAG CGGCTCTGCAGAGCGTCTTTCCACAGTCACAGCTGGCGACCTTCATGTCTCTGCTGAAACAAGACAAAGAAAAGCAGCTGACTCAGCTGTCTCTGATCGTCAGTGGCATACGCCTCTTCAACAAGGACAGCAACAAAGGAGGAGAGGGCATCCAGAACT TGCCGGCCATCCTGAACGAGGCGGTGCCAGCCGCAGTGGCAGACGTAGAGAGTGAACTGGCAGGAGCTCAGCGGTTGGCCTGGCAGTACACAGCCCTGCTGGAGCAGATCTCTGAGCAGGACACAGGGCGACCCGAGCACCCCGTCCACCCAGATCTGCTCAAACAGGCGCTGTATAACACGCGACAACACGAGGCCTTCCTCAAATTCATACTG GCGGACATCATCCTGTGTGCAAAGGAAGTGACGCGGTTGCAGTCTGACCTGGTGACTCGGATGACGCTCTTGAGGGAGACGGTGCACACTAACACTACAGTGCATACATCACAAGTGTTT CCTCATTTCACAGCAGTGGCTACGCTCTGGGCGGGGCTGGAAGGCGAGATGCTGCTACTGAGCATGCTCACTAACGTGGTGCCCGGTCTGAGAGCCTTCCTGTCAGCGCAGTCTCTGCTGAGTCCGGAGCAGCTGGAGCTGCTGCTACACGGACTGCAGGTCCCGACGCACACGGACAGATCCTCTGTGACAGCAG AAGAGCGCATCGTTGAATCAGAGATGAGATCATGTGAGTGGTGTTTTCCTGAGAGCACAACTAACTTTGAGCATGTGCCGCTGCAGTATAAGGGCTTCTGTGGATTCACCCTCGTGAAGAAGAACGGCCTTTTACTGCCAG GTAATCAAAACATTGGCGTCCTAAAGCACAAGGAGAAATACTATGCTTTTAGCTCCAAGAGCGCTGCATATGAGTTCGCCTCTAAAGCGGATGAATTCACCGCTGCTGTGGTAGAGCTGGCCAAGAGAACGCCCGAGCTCATCCAGCTGCTCCAGCTGCATCAGGAGTTTGCCAGCGTGACTCCATACTCTGAG ATGCAGTCAGGACAGAAGCTGCTGGTGAAAGTCATCTCTAAAAGTGACTCCAGCACACAAACGGAGATTCACCCTCTGGAGACAAACATCGTAAAGTCTTATGAGTGGAACGAGTGGGAGCTCAGAAGAAAAGCCATCAAACTg GCAAATCTACGGAATAAAGTCACACGCTCAATGCAGACCGATTTGAGTCACATGAGACGGCACAACAGCACACAGACGTTCCTCCCTAAAGACGCCGGCAGCCAGACGAAGAGAGACGGAGAGAGTAATGTACCCAAACCACAGGTGTATCTGTGTGGGCTGAGAGGAGGGACGAGCGCAGACACCCACATGACCAAGGTGGATCTGACCAGAGCTGTTGATGAATGA